One genomic window of Desulforegula conservatrix Mb1Pa includes the following:
- a CDS encoding HD domain-containing protein, translating into MKAIADFLFEAGMLKKIPRSGYHFLGLGGESVAEHSFIITMIAFVMAKLVPEADSQKIVFMCLVHDLPEARIGDINYLQKKYVIPDEDKAVEHMCRNLPFGDSIKDLICEFNTAETLESMLARDADQIAFLLDLKSIRDVSGDTPEKWIKIIIERLQTDTGRKIAEAVLSGSWDDWWLKNYSE; encoded by the coding sequence ATGAAGGCAATTGCTGATTTTTTGTTTGAAGCCGGAATGCTTAAAAAAATTCCAAGATCAGGTTACCATTTTTTAGGACTCGGAGGGGAGTCTGTAGCAGAGCATTCATTTATAATCACCATGATTGCTTTTGTAATGGCCAAACTTGTTCCTGAAGCAGATTCCCAGAAAATAGTGTTCATGTGTCTTGTTCATGATCTGCCTGAAGCAAGGATAGGAGATATCAACTATCTTCAGAAAAAATATGTTATCCCTGACGAAGACAAGGCTGTCGAGCACATGTGCCGTAATCTGCCGTTTGGTGATTCCATAAAGGATCTTATTTGCGAGTTCAATACAGCTGAAACGCTTGAGTCAATGCTTGCAAGGGATGCCGATCAGATAGCGTTTCTGCTTGATCTGAAATCCATTAGGGACGTTTCAGGAGACACTCCTGAAAAATGGATAAAAATAATAATTGAAAGACTTCAGACTGATACGGGCAGAAAAATTGCCGAGGCCGTACTTTCCGGCAGTTGGGATGACTGGTGGCTGAAAAACTACTCCGAATAG